One window of Leifsonia sp. AK011 genomic DNA carries:
- a CDS encoding metalloregulator ArsR/SmtB family transcription factor: MSTMTLLPVIDAAACCAPLTREPLDPAQAADLARSLKAIADPSRLRLLSIIAASEGQEACVCDLTDALDVGQPTVSHHLKVLTEGGFVTRSQRGTWAYYALVPGALDSLSRLLVSA, translated from the coding sequence ATGAGCACCATGACCCTCCTGCCCGTGATCGATGCGGCCGCCTGCTGCGCACCCCTCACGCGCGAGCCGCTCGACCCGGCGCAGGCCGCCGATCTCGCGCGCTCGCTCAAGGCGATCGCTGACCCGTCGCGCCTGCGACTGCTGTCGATCATCGCGGCCTCCGAGGGTCAGGAGGCGTGCGTGTGCGACCTCACCGACGCGCTCGACGTGGGGCAGCCGACCGTCTCGCACCACCTCAAGGTGCTCACCGAGGGCGGGTTCGTCACCCGGTCGCAGCGCGGAACGTGGGCCTACTACGCTCTCGTGCCCGGCGCGCTCGACTCACTCTCGCGCCTGCTCGTCAGCGCATGA
- a CDS encoding FAD-dependent oxidoreductase, with protein sequence MTLIDLTTPPETSSRLDALPVAIIGAGPIGLAAAAHLVERGRDFVILEAGDSVAASVREWGHIRLFSPWSELVDPAARRLLEASGWVAPPADVAPYGIDLVTKYLEPLASVPAIASRVRLGTTVDAVTREGMDRTRTPGRATTPFALRVRGADGVTELLAAAVIDASGTYRTSNSLGSNGLDPLGFTEVADRVTPAMPDVLGADRERFAGKHVLVVGAGHSAANTLINLARLIRDEPTTTVTWAIRHASAARVTASESDGLPGRASLGSRVATYVDRGLIELVSGFEIVALSDQDGRVDVTGLRNGELQHSTADVVVRATGFRPDLGMLREVRLDLDEIVEAPRRLAPLIDPNVHTCGTVEPHGFAELQQPEPNFFLAGMKSYGRAPTFLLATGHEQVRSIVAYLTGDLGAATEVRLELPATGVCSTVAADGTDCC encoded by the coding sequence ATGACGCTGATCGACCTCACAACACCTCCCGAGACGTCCTCGCGGCTCGATGCCCTGCCCGTGGCGATCATCGGCGCGGGACCCATCGGCCTCGCCGCCGCCGCGCACCTCGTGGAGCGCGGGCGCGACTTCGTGATCCTCGAGGCGGGCGACTCGGTTGCCGCCAGTGTGCGGGAGTGGGGTCACATCCGTCTCTTCTCGCCGTGGAGCGAGCTCGTCGATCCCGCCGCGCGACGGCTCCTCGAGGCCAGTGGCTGGGTTGCACCGCCAGCGGATGTCGCGCCCTACGGCATCGACCTGGTGACGAAGTACCTCGAGCCCCTGGCATCCGTGCCCGCCATCGCGTCGCGCGTGCGCCTCGGCACCACCGTGGACGCGGTGACGCGTGAGGGCATGGACCGCACGCGCACCCCGGGGCGCGCGACGACCCCCTTCGCCCTCCGCGTGCGTGGCGCCGACGGCGTGACCGAGCTGCTGGCTGCGGCCGTCATCGACGCGTCGGGCACCTACCGCACGAGCAACAGTCTCGGCTCGAACGGACTCGATCCCCTGGGCTTCACGGAGGTCGCCGACCGCGTCACCCCGGCGATGCCCGACGTGCTGGGCGCCGATCGTGAGCGTTTCGCCGGCAAGCACGTGCTCGTGGTGGGTGCCGGGCACTCCGCGGCGAACACGCTCATCAACCTGGCCCGCCTGATTCGGGATGAGCCGACGACGACCGTGACGTGGGCGATTCGTCATGCCAGCGCGGCGAGGGTCACGGCATCCGAGTCCGACGGGCTGCCAGGGCGCGCGTCGCTCGGCTCTCGTGTCGCGACGTACGTGGATCGCGGGCTGATCGAGCTCGTGAGCGGGTTCGAGATCGTTGCTTTGTCCGATCAGGACGGACGAGTGGATGTCACGGGCCTCCGCAACGGCGAGCTGCAGCACAGCACCGCCGACGTCGTCGTGCGCGCTACGGGCTTCCGGCCGGACCTCGGCATGCTGCGCGAGGTGCGCCTGGACCTCGACGAGATCGTCGAGGCACCGCGCCGTCTCGCACCCCTCATCGACCCGAACGTGCACACGTGCGGAACTGTCGAGCCGCATGGCTTCGCCGAGCTGCAGCAGCCGGAGCCGAACTTCTTCCTCGCCGGCATGAAGAGCTACGGGCGTGCGCCCACCTTCCTGCTCGCGACCGGGCACGAGCAGGTGCGGTCGATCGTGGCTTACCTCACGGGTGACCTGGGCGCCGCCACCGAGGTGCGGCTCGAGCTGCCGGCGACGGGCGTGTGCTCGACCGTGGCAGCGGATGGCACGGACTGCTGCTGA
- a CDS encoding metalloregulator ArsR/SmtB family transcription factor, translating to MDAAPLDREAAEHIARNLRAIADPTRIQILRLILDTPGGRRPVTELATELGLSQPTVSHHLKTMADEGVLDREQVGRTVWYSVAPQRVSEVYDAVRTRDAADSVSPEALARITQDLATRFRGTFSPETVRDYVAESAALLSERSHITHRLPSLTAQFAGDRLRALAEAEGLETGEVPDILFVCVQNAGRSQLASAILRSLAGDRVRVLTAGSEPAGSINPLIVAALDEVGIPVGGEYPKPLTDEVVRAADYVITMGCGDACPIYPGRKYLDWDLPDPATMTLDGVREVRDEIDRRVRELLADVNAG from the coding sequence ATGGATGCCGCCCCACTCGACCGCGAAGCAGCCGAGCACATTGCGCGCAACCTCCGCGCTATCGCCGACCCGACGCGCATCCAGATCCTCCGTCTCATCCTCGACACTCCTGGCGGCAGGCGACCGGTCACCGAACTCGCAACCGAGCTCGGACTCTCGCAGCCGACGGTCAGCCACCACCTCAAGACGATGGCCGATGAGGGCGTGCTCGATCGCGAGCAGGTCGGCCGCACGGTCTGGTACTCGGTGGCGCCGCAGCGCGTGTCGGAGGTCTACGACGCGGTTCGCACACGGGATGCCGCCGACTCCGTGTCGCCCGAGGCACTCGCGCGCATCACCCAGGATCTCGCCACACGGTTCCGCGGCACGTTCTCCCCCGAGACGGTGCGCGACTACGTCGCCGAGAGCGCCGCACTCCTCTCCGAGCGCTCGCACATCACGCATCGGCTCCCCTCCCTCACCGCCCAGTTCGCAGGTGATCGCCTTCGCGCGCTCGCGGAAGCCGAGGGACTCGAGACCGGGGAGGTTCCCGACATCCTGTTCGTCTGTGTGCAGAACGCTGGTCGCTCCCAGCTGGCCTCCGCGATCCTCCGCTCTCTCGCTGGCGACCGCGTTCGCGTTCTCACGGCGGGCTCCGAACCTGCCGGCAGCATCAACCCCCTGATCGTCGCCGCGCTCGACGAGGTGGGCATTCCGGTCGGCGGCGAGTACCCGAAGCCGCTCACCGACGAGGTCGTGCGTGCAGCCGACTACGTGATCACGATGGGATGCGGCGATGCCTGCCCGATCTATCCCGGTCGCAAGTACCTCGATTGGGACCTGCCCGACCCCGCGACGATGACGCTCGACGGGGTCCGTGAGGTGCGTGACGAGATCGATCGACGGGTGCGTGAGCTGCTCGCCGACGTGAACGCGGGATGA
- a CDS encoding arsenate reductase ArsC: MTTTDKPVVLFVCIHNAGRSQMAAGYMRELSGGAVEVRSGGSEPGDQINPIAVQAMAEEGIDISQAVPQLMTTEQVRESDVVITMGCGDVCPIFPGKRYEDWELVDPKGKTIDEVRPIRDDIKQRIQALLAEILPAA; the protein is encoded by the coding sequence ATGACCACCACTGACAAGCCCGTCGTCCTCTTCGTCTGCATCCACAACGCCGGCCGCTCGCAGATGGCCGCCGGCTACATGCGTGAACTCTCCGGCGGCGCCGTCGAGGTGCGCTCCGGCGGCTCCGAGCCGGGCGACCAGATCAACCCGATCGCCGTGCAGGCCATGGCCGAGGAGGGCATCGACATCTCGCAGGCCGTGCCCCAGCTCATGACCACCGAGCAGGTCCGCGAGTCCGACGTCGTGATCACCATGGGATGCGGCGACGTCTGCCCGATCTTCCCCGGCAAGCGCTACGAGGACTGGGAACTCGTCGACCCCAAGGGCAAGACGATCGACGAGGTGCGCCCCATCCGCGACGACATCAAGCAGCGCATCCAGGCCCTCCTCGCCGAGATCCTCCCCGCCGCCTGA